One region of Methanosphaera cuniculi genomic DNA includes:
- a CDS encoding helix-turn-helix domain-containing protein → MAHKHDKIIANYKSIGDLSSILSNSREDYILDHLNIHLHKGQLKLLEKIKKEQKPHHKAIRMKKYKELMNNDEATPEHFELHQKIFINKIKKLENKGLIKADFEVDLLPYEVEFTEKGKEILNEIDVLKQKWEDEIFKDFEDKDKLLTYLQQVAPKAAKISYARIKKQKGVY, encoded by the coding sequence ATGGCACATAAACATGATAAAATAATAGCAAATTACAAAAGTATAGGAGATCTTAGTAGTATATTATCAAATTCACGAGAAGATTACATATTAGATCATCTCAACATACACCTACACAAAGGACAACTTAAATTACTTGAAAAAATAAAAAAAGAACAAAAACCACACCATAAAGCAATTAGAATGAAAAAATACAAAGAACTTATGAACAACGATGAAGCAACACCAGAACACTTTGAATTACACCAGAAAATATTCATAAATAAAATCAAAAAACTAGAAAATAAAGGACTTATCAAAGCTGACTTTGAAGTAGACTTACTACCATATGAAGTAGAATTCACAGAAAAAGGAAAAGAAATACTAAATGAAATAGATGTATTAAAACAAAAATGGGAAGATGAAATATTCAAAGACTTTGAAGATAAAGATAAACTCCTAACATACCTACAACAAGTAGCACCAAAAGCAGCAAAAATAAGCTATGCACGCATTAAAAAACAAAAAGGAGTATACTAA
- a CDS encoding C1 family peptidase: MKRKIILFLLLCFITLGLNTVMATSDENPIASDNSHTTIEHEIHDENNIQQTINTTKTQNNFKNTKKESTTQQNNYYINQNKTTTNEGTQENPWEKITQDEIEKAQDNSIIHLTEGIYNITQLNINKNIKIVGENPENTIITNPNTQLTPQFITTMNLTLENLTITGSKDTVIENRGNLTLNNVIFTNHTSTYNTHGCIYNYANITINNATFKDISYYEGSIIHDAQTTYNDQIIINNTLFSNNNATYKAALFYITNTNFNIYNSNITTNTNSSVIELIHIQNNNNILENLQIIDNIINHSLIYLQNTTTQMNNITFKNNIAKLYAASIHADNSNITINNTQFINNQAQTNAAGGIYSYNTNLTIDNSNFTQNQAKIGAALTIYNGTAKEFTFIKNPATTIINNTIFNENKANYAAVIYNEYNTLTIENTNITNNQANYTATIYSDQANIKIKKSQILDNIANNTGVIYLYNSNITLENNIIINNKMKNYVDLYIPYSKLTDKNNTYTTQKSIITQYEPKITEEAIIYTHTNTISPDKYPSYYNLADEGYVTSIKTQSTGGNCWAFAATATLESCILKAGGPQLNLSENNMKNLMAMYSKTGWTFIPNDGGFDTMAMAYLINWIGPILEDEDIYDPQNQISAQLMNLIEVNNIYAIATRDNPLDNNQIKDAIMKYGAIYTNIFTGYSYNGYNLYYNDSNRVNHAVTIVGWDDNYSHENFAKTPQGDGAFIIKNSWGNNSGNNGYFYVSYYDTSILQQVDDMMNVGGFTFILTNNDIDKQYQYDYGGVTYWNCEDKKQITYQNTYTMTNDETLKAFGTYIYNTQANNNYTIKVTVNNKTITTENGTFNKNYIYQTIEFKNPIEVFENDNVTLTLTIKSNQETAAPMSVDDYTRVITTSNSTVNNDTFSNAVVSLKLYTKTSTDKLKTTLKQNPINTTKINQTIEISGQLKDEYGIPLINHEVTIIINDNIRQTTTINNRGEYKINYTPNKAGKNNITVIFRETQEYKSTQINTTFNVEKLDVNIKVKEIHATIGDEITLEAYITDENNNQVKEGRLVFKFNGVTLREDNTFNSSKPSQVFRVENGSIIHNLKATSTINDAKLTVTYSGSNNYNQAVSNPVIIYLVEDNKTIKNYSYTYHENVHGYIDLVNQIKNYKNTNNYTEFDIITMNLTRGNYNVSEPITWGNASLKTLRIFGNGILIDANKKFNFITVAPGYVVELHGFKIRYATSDRGSVVYNNHGTLKIYSSIFLNNTAQNGAVIYNDHGDVFIQNSSFSNNKATNGGCIYNNNGETHITNAYFSYNNATRGGVTYIIGNTIIINSTFKNNHANSNGGVNYNDNQNLTITNSNFTENSASNYGGCNYNNNNAKMNITSSQFTQNQAQNGGVNANYGSLTIKSSNLNNNKATRGGVNYNFRNLQIIKSTFKNNKVTTNGGVNYNDKGTITINDSTFESNIANGNGGVNYNNNGNMTITLCKNNKNIAIRGGVNYDYGTMTITNSTFTQNKATINGGCNFNDKNTMTITNSTFTQNSASDYGGCNYNNNQLNMNITSSQFTQNKATNGGVNANYGTMIIRSSNLNNNNASRGGVNYNFRDLQIIKSTFKNNKVTTNAAVTYNDKGTVTINDSTFESNTASGNGGVNYNNNGKMTITLCKNNKNTATRGGVNYNYGTMTIDKSTFTQNTATMNGGCNFNDKGTLTMKNTNATGNTAQRAANTYNNINCILKIENLKSQNEKSTLNTTNILNYGKLLS; the protein is encoded by the coding sequence ATGAAAAGAAAAATCATATTATTTCTATTATTGTGTTTTATAACTCTTGGATTAAATACTGTAATGGCAACATCAGATGAAAATCCCATAGCATCAGATAATAGCCATACTACTATAGAACATGAAATCCATGATGAAAACAACATACAACAAACAATAAACACCACAAAGACACAAAACAATTTTAAAAATACAAAGAAAGAATCAACAACACAACAAAATAACTACTATATAAATCAAAACAAAACCACAACAAATGAAGGAACACAAGAAAATCCATGGGAAAAAATAACACAAGATGAAATAGAAAAAGCACAAGATAACAGCATAATACACCTAACAGAGGGAATCTACAACATAACACAACTTAACATAAATAAAAATATAAAAATAGTAGGAGAAAATCCAGAAAATACAATTATAACAAATCCCAATACACAACTAACACCACAATTCATAACTACAATGAATTTAACACTAGAAAATCTAACAATAACAGGATCAAAAGATACAGTAATAGAAAACAGAGGAAACCTAACACTAAATAATGTAATATTTACAAATCATACATCAACATACAACACACATGGATGCATATACAATTATGCAAACATAACAATAAACAATGCAACATTCAAAGACATATCATACTACGAAGGATCAATAATACATGATGCACAAACCACATATAATGATCAAATCATAATAAACAATACATTATTTTCAAATAACAATGCAACATACAAAGCAGCCCTATTTTATATAACCAATACTAATTTTAATATATATAACTCAAACATTACAACAAATACAAATAGCAGTGTAATTGAACTAATACACATACAAAATAACAACAACATTCTAGAAAATCTACAAATCATAGATAATATAATAAACCACTCACTAATATACCTACAAAACACAACAACCCAGATGAACAACATAACATTTAAAAATAACATAGCAAAATTATATGCAGCATCAATACATGCAGATAATTCTAACATAACAATAAATAACACACAATTTATAAACAACCAAGCACAAACAAACGCAGCTGGAGGAATATATTCATATAACACAAATCTTACAATAGATAATTCAAACTTCACACAAAATCAGGCAAAAATAGGAGCAGCACTAACCATATATAATGGAACAGCAAAAGAATTTACATTCATAAAAAATCCTGCAACAACAATAATAAACAACACAATATTTAATGAAAATAAAGCAAACTATGCAGCTGTAATATACAATGAATACAACACACTAACAATAGAAAATACTAACATAACAAACAACCAGGCAAACTATACAGCAACAATATATTCAGATCAAGCAAATATTAAAATAAAAAAAAGTCAAATCCTAGATAACATAGCAAATAACACCGGAGTAATATACCTATACAACTCAAATATAACTTTAGAAAACAACATCATAATAAATAATAAGATGAAAAACTATGTTGATTTATACATTCCATATTCAAAACTAACAGATAAAAACAACACATACACAACCCAAAAATCAATAATAACACAATATGAACCAAAAATAACAGAAGAAGCAATAATATATACACATACAAATACAATATCACCTGATAAATACCCATCATATTATAATCTTGCAGATGAAGGATATGTAACATCAATTAAAACACAATCAACAGGTGGAAACTGCTGGGCATTTGCAGCAACAGCAACACTAGAATCATGCATACTAAAAGCAGGAGGACCACAACTTAACTTATCTGAAAATAACATGAAAAACCTCATGGCAATGTATTCAAAAACCGGTTGGACATTCATACCAAACGATGGTGGATTTGACACAATGGCAATGGCATATCTTATAAACTGGATAGGACCAATACTTGAAGATGAAGATATATATGATCCACAAAATCAAATATCAGCACAACTAATGAACCTAATTGAAGTAAACAACATCTATGCTATAGCAACACGTGATAATCCATTAGACAACAATCAGATAAAAGATGCAATCATGAAATATGGAGCAATATATACAAATATCTTCACAGGATATTCATATAATGGATATAACCTATATTATAATGATTCAAATCGTGTAAATCATGCAGTAACAATTGTAGGATGGGATGATAACTACAGTCATGAAAACTTTGCAAAAACACCACAAGGTGATGGGGCATTTATCATCAAAAACAGTTGGGGAAACAACTCAGGAAACAATGGATACTTCTATGTATCATACTATGACACATCAATACTCCAACAAGTAGATGACATGATGAATGTTGGAGGATTTACATTTATTCTAACAAACAATGACATAGACAAACAATACCAATACGACTATGGAGGAGTAACCTACTGGAATTGTGAAGATAAAAAACAAATAACATACCAAAACACATACACCATGACAAATGATGAAACACTAAAAGCATTTGGAACCTACATCTATAATACTCAAGCAAACAACAACTACACAATAAAAGTAACTGTAAATAACAAAACAATCACAACAGAAAATGGAACATTTAACAAAAACTACATCTATCAAACAATAGAATTTAAAAATCCAATAGAAGTATTTGAAAATGATAATGTAACACTAACACTAACAATAAAATCAAACCAAGAAACAGCAGCACCAATGTCAGTAGATGACTATACACGTGTAATAACAACAAGCAACTCAACTGTAAATAATGATACATTTAGCAATGCTGTAGTATCACTAAAACTATACACAAAAACAAGTACAGATAAACTAAAAACAACACTAAAACAAAACCCAATAAATACAACAAAAATAAACCAGACAATAGAAATCTCAGGACAACTAAAAGATGAATATGGCATACCACTAATTAATCATGAAGTAACAATCATAATAAATGATAATATCAGACAAACCACAACAATAAACAACCGTGGAGAATATAAAATAAACTACACACCAAATAAAGCAGGAAAAAACAATATAACAGTAATATTCAGAGAAACACAAGAGTACAAATCAACACAAATAAACACCACATTTAATGTAGAAAAACTAGATGTAAATATAAAAGTTAAAGAAATACATGCAACTATAGGTGATGAAATAACACTTGAAGCATACATAACTGATGAAAATAACAATCAAGTAAAAGAAGGACGATTAGTATTTAAATTCAATGGAGTAACACTACGTGAAGATAATACATTTAACTCATCAAAACCATCACAAGTATTTAGAGTAGAAAATGGAAGTATAATTCACAACCTAAAAGCAACATCAACCATAAATGATGCAAAACTAACAGTAACATACTCAGGATCAAACAACTATAACCAAGCAGTATCTAATCCTGTGATAATATATCTAGTTGAAGATAATAAAACAATTAAAAACTACTCATACACATACCATGAAAACGTACATGGATACATAGACTTAGTAAATCAGATAAAAAACTATAAGAACACAAACAACTACACAGAATTTGATATAATAACAATGAACCTAACACGAGGAAACTACAACGTATCAGAACCAATAACTTGGGGAAATGCAAGTCTTAAAACACTCAGAATCTTTGGAAATGGAATACTAATAGATGCAAATAAAAAATTTAACTTTATAACAGTAGCTCCAGGATATGTAGTAGAACTTCACGGCTTTAAAATACGATATGCAACTTCAGATAGGGGATCTGTAGTATATAACAATCATGGAACACTAAAAATATACAGCTCAATATTCCTAAATAACACAGCCCAAAACGGAGCTGTAATATATAATGACCATGGAGATGTATTTATACAAAACTCATCATTTTCAAACAACAAAGCAACAAATGGTGGATGTATATACAACAACAATGGAGAAACACATATAACAAATGCATATTTTTCATATAACAATGCAACACGTGGAGGTGTAACCTATATAATAGGAAATACAATAATAATAAATTCCACATTTAAAAACAACCATGCAAATAGTAATGGTGGAGTAAACTACAATGATAATCAAAACCTAACAATTACAAACTCAAACTTCACAGAAAATAGTGCATCAAACTATGGAGGATGTAACTACAACAATAACAATGCAAAAATGAACATAACCTCATCACAATTTACACAAAACCAGGCACAAAATGGTGGAGTAAATGCAAACTATGGAAGTTTAACCATAAAATCATCAAACCTAAATAATAACAAGGCAACACGAGGTGGAGTAAACTACAACTTCCGTAACTTACAAATCATCAAATCAACATTCAAAAACAACAAAGTAACAACAAATGGTGGAGTAAACTACAACGACAAAGGAACAATAACAATAAATGACTCAACATTCGAATCAAACATAGCAAATGGTAATGGAGGAGTAAACTACAACAACAACGGAAACATGACCATAACATTATGTAAAAACAACAAAAACATAGCTATCAGAGGTGGTGTAAACTACGATTATGGTACAATGACAATCACAAATTCAACATTCACACAAAACAAAGCAACAATCAATGGAGGATGTAACTTCAATGATAAAAACACAATGACAATCACAAACTCAACATTCACACAAAATAGTGCATCAGACTATGGAGGATGTAACTATAACAACAACCAACTAAACATGAACATAACCTCATCACAATTTACACAAAATAAAGCAACAAACGGTGGAGTAAATGCAAACTATGGAACAATGATCATAAGATCATCCAACCTAAATAACAACAATGCATCCAGAGGTGGAGTAAACTACAACTTCCGTGACCTACAAATCATAAAATCAACATTTAAAAACAACAAAGTAACAACAAACGCAGCAGTAACATACAACGATAAAGGAACAGTAACAATAAATGACTCAACATTCGAATCAAACACAGCAAGTGGTAATGGTGGAGTAAATTACAACAATAATGGAAAAATGACAATAACACTATGTAAAAACAACAAAAACACAGCAACACGTGGTGGAGTAAATTACAACTATGGAACAATGACAATAGACAAATCAACATTTACCCAAAACACAGCAACAATGAATGGTGGATGTAACTTTAATGATAAAGGAACACTTACAATGAAAAATACTAATGCAACAGGAAATACAGCACAACGTGCAGCAAATACATATAACAACATAAATTGTATTCTAAAAATAGAAAATCTAAAATCACAAAATGAAAAATCTACACTTAACACAACAAACATTCTAAACTATGGTAAATTACTATCATAA
- a CDS encoding histone family protein — MTELPKSTMGKILKDAGATRVGEDAKIELAIILEEIGEEVGRRAVPFARHAGRKTVKAEDIKLAIR; from the coding sequence ATGACAGAATTACCAAAATCAACAATGGGAAAAATATTAAAAGATGCTGGAGCAACTAGAGTGGGAGAAGATGCTAAAATTGAATTAGCAATTATACTTGAAGAGATTGGAGAAGAAGTAGGAAGAAGAGCTGTTCCTTTTGCAAGACATGCAGGTCGTAAAACAGTGAAAGCTGAAGATATTAAACTTGCTATAAGATAA
- a CDS encoding DUF2180 family protein, whose translation MKCYVCEQEGKDTEAVAICIVCGMGLCKDHLIHEELDMWVGGYPFPSEKLDITLPRFLCKRCYDVLNAVKGKKVD comes from the coding sequence ATGAAATGTTATGTATGTGAACAAGAAGGAAAAGATACAGAAGCTGTAGCAATATGTATAGTTTGTGGTATGGGCTTATGTAAAGACCATCTTATACACGAAGAACTAGATATGTGGGTTGGAGGATATCCATTCCCTTCAGAAAAATTAGATATCACCCTACCTAGATTCTTATGCAAACGATGTTATGATGTATTAAATGCAGTAAAAGGAAAAAAAGTAGACTAA
- the bsh gene encoding choloylglycine hydrolase: MCSGLTLKTQDDKHLFGRNMDLSYEFGQQVVVVPRKYTFNLKANNDKIENKYAIITMATVIDNYPLIADGCNEAGLGVAGLNFPHYASFEKEPVDDKFNLTPYELPLWLLGNFETVDEVKSELENIELVDIPFNDKVGVSTLHWFISDKTGKSLVVEKTCEKLNVYDNPVGILTNSPGFDWHMINLNEYIGLKPEQPEDVKWSNADLHTIGIGAGTKGMPGGAGGVDRFIRLAYIRANTKEPENTELGISQFFHMLDYVAAPKGSVIEQENEDYTLYSSCMDLEEGIYYYKSYKSYGINAVNMHNVDLNSNELYEFGYNKNLNVNKVN; encoded by the coding sequence ATGTGCAGTGGATTAACACTAAAAACACAAGATGATAAACATCTCTTTGGACGAAATATGGATTTATCATATGAATTTGGACAACAAGTAGTAGTTGTACCACGAAAATATACATTCAATCTTAAAGCAAATAATGATAAAATTGAAAATAAGTATGCTATAATAACAATGGCAACAGTTATTGATAATTATCCATTAATAGCTGATGGATGTAATGAAGCAGGATTAGGTGTTGCAGGATTAAACTTCCCACACTATGCATCATTTGAAAAAGAGCCTGTAGATGATAAATTTAACCTTACACCATATGAACTTCCATTATGGTTACTTGGAAACTTTGAAACTGTAGATGAAGTAAAAAGTGAACTTGAAAACATAGAACTTGTTGATATACCTTTTAATGATAAAGTAGGAGTATCAACACTTCACTGGTTTATATCAGATAAAACTGGAAAAAGTCTAGTTGTTGAAAAAACATGTGAAAAATTAAATGTTTATGATAATCCAGTAGGTATACTTACAAATTCTCCTGGATTTGACTGGCATATGATAAATCTTAATGAATATATTGGACTTAAACCAGAACAACCAGAAGATGTAAAATGGAGTAATGCAGATCTTCATACAATAGGTATTGGTGCAGGAACTAAAGGAATGCCAGGTGGTGCAGGTGGAGTTGATCGTTTCATAAGACTAGCATATATTCGGGCAAACACAAAAGAACCTGAGAATACAGAACTTGGAATATCACAATTTTTCCACATGCTTGATTATGTAGCAGCACCAAAAGGATCTGTAATAGAACAAGAAAATGAAGATTATACACTATATTCATCATGTATGGATTTAGAAGAAGGAATATACTACTATAAATCATATAAAAGCTATGGAATAAATGCTGTAAATATGCATAATGTAGATCTAAATTCAAATGAACTATATGAATTTGGATATAATAAAAATTTAAATGTTAATAAAGTAAACTAA
- a CDS encoding alpha/beta hydrolase family protein, whose amino-acid sequence MITQNRNITQHYLEDNKGSIYIKCYKADIIDAPTVILSHGLSLNHTFMISYAKKLQKMKINAIVFDFHGGGYDTLSSGRIEDMSLLTEIDDLNNVIDYVKTWDFINPDKLYLAGHSQGGFISSIVADRRCDINAIFLFAPAYVILDDVRNTKNMRPKNVLTLMDELGDKYINDAKKIKLPDDIRGYTGDVLIFHGKLDERVPIKYAYEAFNTYNDDNCELIIFDDEEHRFTDKTKDIVVEKIKEKIDMILNIK is encoded by the coding sequence ATAATTACACAAAATAGAAATATAACACAACATTATCTAGAAGATAATAAAGGATCAATATACATAAAATGCTACAAAGCAGATATTATAGATGCACCAACTGTAATACTTTCACATGGCCTATCATTAAATCATACATTTATGATAAGCTATGCTAAGAAACTTCAAAAGATGAAAATTAATGCAATAGTATTTGACTTTCATGGAGGAGGATATGATACACTTAGCAGTGGACGAATAGAAGATATGTCACTACTAACAGAGATTGATGATTTAAATAATGTAATAGATTATGTTAAAACATGGGATTTCATAAATCCAGATAAACTATACCTGGCAGGACATAGTCAAGGAGGATTTATAAGCTCAATAGTTGCAGATAGAAGATGTGATATAAATGCAATATTTCTCTTTGCACCAGCATATGTAATCTTAGATGATGTAAGAAATACTAAAAATATGCGTCCTAAAAATGTTTTAACACTCATGGATGAGCTGGGTGATAAATATATAAATGATGCTAAGAAAATAAAACTTCCTGATGATATAAGAGGATATACTGGTGATGTTTTAATATTTCATGGAAAACTAGATGAACGTGTACCAATTAAGTATGCTTATGAAGCATTTAATACATATAATGATGATAATTGCGAACTTATAATATTTGATGATGAAGAACACAGATTTACAGATAAAACAAAAGATATTGTAGTTGAAAAAATTAAAGAAAAAATAGATATGATCTTAAATATAAAATAG
- a CDS encoding ferritin has translation MLDEEMQQALNDQINAELASGYLYLSMATYFEDEDLPGFANSLRVHAEEELEHGMKIYDYIIRKNGSVKLQAIEEPRRQWDGIVDVYESILEHEEFVTSLINDLVDLSIKLSDHATNQFLQWFVEEQVEEEELAHEDLRKVKMAVDSKHLLFELDQQYGSLTNNDE, from the coding sequence ATGTTAGATGAAGAAATGCAACAAGCATTAAATGACCAAATAAATGCAGAATTAGCATCAGGATACTTATACTTATCAATGGCAACATACTTTGAAGATGAAGACCTACCAGGTTTTGCAAATTCATTAAGAGTTCATGCTGAAGAAGAACTTGAACATGGAATGAAAATCTATGATTACATTATCCGTAAAAATGGTAGTGTAAAACTTCAAGCAATAGAAGAACCAAGACGCCAATGGGATGGAATTGTAGATGTATATGAATCAATCCTAGAACATGAAGAATTCGTAACAAGTCTAATAAATGATCTTGTAGATTTAAGTATAAAACTTAGTGATCATGCAACTAATCAATTCCTACAATGGTTTGTAGAAGAACAAGTTGAAGAAGAAGAACTTGCACATGAAGATCTAAGAAAAGTAAAAATGGCAGTAGATTCAAAACACTTATTATTTGAATTAGATCAACAATATGGATCACTAACAAATAATGATGAATAA